One Thalassotalea hakodatensis DNA segment encodes these proteins:
- the pssA gene encoding CDP-diacylglycerol--serine O-phosphatidyltransferase — translation MAENKKVSNSPNRGIYLLPNLLTTAGLFSGFFAVVSSMNGHFESAAIAIFIAMIFDGLDGRVARMTNTQSEFGAEYDSMADMVSFGIAPGLVAYNWALSGMGKFGWLAAFVFVAAAALRLARFNTQVGVADKRYFQGLASPAAAGVVASLVWLGTEYEINGHDIGFIMGLITITAGLLMVSNFRYNSFKEVDWKGKVNFIVVLLIVLVFVIVAASPAELLSAIFVLYAASGPITTIRSVKKLKLEHVVGDDEDAEFNTDKTENSPKQQEVDKKDKQPEDL, via the coding sequence ATGGCAGAAAATAAAAAGGTATCAAACAGCCCAAATCGTGGGATTTATTTACTACCTAACTTATTAACCACAGCGGGTCTGTTTTCAGGATTCTTTGCTGTTGTTTCATCAATGAATGGACATTTTGAAAGTGCTGCAATTGCTATTTTCATCGCGATGATTTTTGATGGTTTAGATGGCCGTGTTGCAAGAATGACAAATACTCAAAGTGAATTTGGGGCCGAATACGATAGTATGGCTGATATGGTTTCATTTGGTATCGCCCCAGGTCTTGTTGCTTATAATTGGGCGTTGTCAGGTATGGGTAAGTTTGGTTGGCTAGCTGCATTTGTTTTTGTTGCTGCGGCAGCATTACGACTTGCTCGTTTTAATACTCAAGTTGGCGTTGCTGACAAAAGGTACTTCCAAGGCTTAGCAAGTCCCGCTGCTGCTGGAGTGGTAGCGAGCCTTGTTTGGTTGGGCACCGAATATGAAATTAATGGTCATGATATTGGATTCATTATGGGTCTTATTACCATAACAGCTGGTTTATTAATGGTTAGTAATTTTAGGTATAACAGTTTTAAAGAAGTTGACTGGAAAGGAAAAGTTAACTTTATCGTTGTGCTTCTCATTGTACTTGTTTTTGTTATTGTGGCGGCGAGCCCAGCTGAACTACTCAGCGCAATATTTGTTTTATATGCGGCATCAGGACCAATAACAACTATTCGTAGTGTCAAAAAGTTAAAATTAGAGCATGTTGTTGGAGATGATGAAGATGCGGAATTTAATACTGATAAAACAGAAAACTCTCCGAAGCAGCAAGAAGTAGATAAAAAAGATAAGCAACCAGAAGATTTGTAG